Proteins encoded within one genomic window of Gallus gallus isolate bGalGal1 chromosome 1, bGalGal1.mat.broiler.GRCg7b, whole genome shotgun sequence:
- the SPIC gene encoding transcription factor Spi-C isoform X3 yields MSFPDQDILGQAFEDALEVLQQHSDREMQYSQGYKNCLSVINHHPHLRASPSYSALPSTEDPGYSWRTVINSAADFYADDSVYHTLQNTPESQVMHAAAVQPKAGKGRKKLRLFEYLHESLYDPAMANCIQWVDKPNGVFQFVSKNKEKLAELWGERKGNRKIMTYQKMARALRNYGRTGEIIKIRRKLTYQFSAVVLQRLAPSYFLGKETVYHPYIQPNQEYQCADDWTNYNSYMYNNGYALQHANS; encoded by the exons ATG AGTTTTCCTGATCAGGACATACTGGGTCAGGCTTTTGAAGATGCACTAGAGgtactgcagcagcactccGACAGAGAAATGCAGTACTCACAAG GTTATAAAAATTGCCTGTCTGTGATCAACCATCATCCCCACCTCCGAGCAAGTCCCAGCTACTCTGCCCTACCCTCTACAGAGGACCCAGGATACAGCTGGAGAACTGTGATA AACAGTGCAGCAGATTTTTATGCAGATGATTCTGTCTACCATACTCTGCAGAATACTCCAGAAAGCCAAGTgatgcatgctgctgctgtccaGCCAAAAGCAGGGAAAG GTAGAAAAAAACTTCGTCTGTTTGAGTACCTCCACGAGTCTCTGTATGATCCAGCCATGGCAAACTGCATCCAGTGGGTGGATAAGCCCAATGGTGTCTTCCAGTTTGTCTCCAAAAACAAGGAGAAacttgcagagctgtggggagaaagaaagggaaaccGCAAGATCATGACATATCAGAAAATGGCCAGAGCACTGAGGAATTATGGAAGAACAGGTGAAATCATTAAAATTCGAAGGAAGCTGACATACCAGTTCAGCGCTGTTGTTTTACAAAGACTTGCTCCATCGTACTTCTTGGGAAAAGAAACTGTTTATCATCCATACATTCAACCCAATCAAGAATACCAATGTGCAGATGACTGGACCAATTACAACAGTTACATGTATAACAACGGTTATGCATTACAGCATGCTAATAGCTAG
- the SPIC gene encoding transcription factor Spi-C isoform X1: MLNFLQNTYSWRMSFPDQDILGQAFEDALEVLQQHSDREMQYSQGYKNCLSVINHHPHLRASPSYSALPSTEDPGYSWRTVINSAADFYADDSVYHTLQNTPESQVMHAAAVQPKAGKGRKKLRLFEYLHESLYDPAMANCIQWVDKPNGVFQFVSKNKEKLAELWGERKGNRKIMTYQKMARALRNYGRTGEIIKIRRKLTYQFSAVVLQRLAPSYFLGKETVYHPYIQPNQEYQCADDWTNYNSYMYNNGYALQHANS; the protein is encoded by the exons ATGCttaattttctgcaaaatacGTATTCCTGGAGGATG AGTTTTCCTGATCAGGACATACTGGGTCAGGCTTTTGAAGATGCACTAGAGgtactgcagcagcactccGACAGAGAAATGCAGTACTCACAAG GTTATAAAAATTGCCTGTCTGTGATCAACCATCATCCCCACCTCCGAGCAAGTCCCAGCTACTCTGCCCTACCCTCTACAGAGGACCCAGGATACAGCTGGAGAACTGTGATA AACAGTGCAGCAGATTTTTATGCAGATGATTCTGTCTACCATACTCTGCAGAATACTCCAGAAAGCCAAGTgatgcatgctgctgctgtccaGCCAAAAGCAGGGAAAG GTAGAAAAAAACTTCGTCTGTTTGAGTACCTCCACGAGTCTCTGTATGATCCAGCCATGGCAAACTGCATCCAGTGGGTGGATAAGCCCAATGGTGTCTTCCAGTTTGTCTCCAAAAACAAGGAGAAacttgcagagctgtggggagaaagaaagggaaaccGCAAGATCATGACATATCAGAAAATGGCCAGAGCACTGAGGAATTATGGAAGAACAGGTGAAATCATTAAAATTCGAAGGAAGCTGACATACCAGTTCAGCGCTGTTGTTTTACAAAGACTTGCTCCATCGTACTTCTTGGGAAAAGAAACTGTTTATCATCCATACATTCAACCCAATCAAGAATACCAATGTGCAGATGACTGGACCAATTACAACAGTTACATGTATAACAACGGTTATGCATTACAGCATGCTAATAGCTAG
- the SPIC gene encoding transcription factor Spi-C isoform X2, translating into MFLQSFPDQDILGQAFEDALEVLQQHSDREMQYSQGYKNCLSVINHHPHLRASPSYSALPSTEDPGYSWRTVINSAADFYADDSVYHTLQNTPESQVMHAAAVQPKAGKGRKKLRLFEYLHESLYDPAMANCIQWVDKPNGVFQFVSKNKEKLAELWGERKGNRKIMTYQKMARALRNYGRTGEIIKIRRKLTYQFSAVVLQRLAPSYFLGKETVYHPYIQPNQEYQCADDWTNYNSYMYNNGYALQHANS; encoded by the exons ATGTTCTTGCAGAGTTTTCCTGATCAGGACATACTGGGTCAGGCTTTTGAAGATGCACTAGAGgtactgcagcagcactccGACAGAGAAATGCAGTACTCACAAG GTTATAAAAATTGCCTGTCTGTGATCAACCATCATCCCCACCTCCGAGCAAGTCCCAGCTACTCTGCCCTACCCTCTACAGAGGACCCAGGATACAGCTGGAGAACTGTGATA AACAGTGCAGCAGATTTTTATGCAGATGATTCTGTCTACCATACTCTGCAGAATACTCCAGAAAGCCAAGTgatgcatgctgctgctgtccaGCCAAAAGCAGGGAAAG GTAGAAAAAAACTTCGTCTGTTTGAGTACCTCCACGAGTCTCTGTATGATCCAGCCATGGCAAACTGCATCCAGTGGGTGGATAAGCCCAATGGTGTCTTCCAGTTTGTCTCCAAAAACAAGGAGAAacttgcagagctgtggggagaaagaaagggaaaccGCAAGATCATGACATATCAGAAAATGGCCAGAGCACTGAGGAATTATGGAAGAACAGGTGAAATCATTAAAATTCGAAGGAAGCTGACATACCAGTTCAGCGCTGTTGTTTTACAAAGACTTGCTCCATCGTACTTCTTGGGAAAAGAAACTGTTTATCATCCATACATTCAACCCAATCAAGAATACCAATGTGCAGATGACTGGACCAATTACAACAGTTACATGTATAACAACGGTTATGCATTACAGCATGCTAATAGCTAG